A section of the Pseudovibrio sp. M1P-2-3 genome encodes:
- a CDS encoding GlxA family transcriptional regulator, protein MSHTTRSIDIFVFDGVNLLDLAGPSQAFTSVSQPAIQSRMNYKIRCLSLDGNPVTSDPGIKIAVDGKLADWDRSADFLFPGGHVNRYLNDPRITQAVQRAADRDGNQRLISVCSGALFLASAGVLDGRHATTHWCRSQQVKANYPNVQWQVDRIFVRSENIYTAAGVTSGIDLALALIEEDCGSTVALRAAQYLVVYMQRSGGQAQYSAPLALQSASLPALAKLSEVILLNPEQDWNVEALADCAAMSPRSLYRHFQRDLAMSPAQFVEKTRLDLAVSLLHGGMPLQKAADRAGFGTLQNLRRAFDRRYGVTPSEYIARFPSSIRPRNTHGHQTTQPSRLS, encoded by the coding sequence ATGAGCCATACAACGCGATCTATTGATATCTTTGTTTTTGACGGGGTCAACCTGTTGGACCTTGCAGGGCCCAGTCAGGCTTTCACCAGCGTTTCACAACCTGCGATCCAATCCAGAATGAACTACAAAATTCGGTGCCTCAGTCTGGATGGAAACCCTGTGACAAGTGATCCGGGCATCAAAATTGCCGTTGATGGAAAATTGGCTGACTGGGATCGCTCCGCAGACTTTCTGTTTCCCGGCGGGCATGTGAACAGGTATCTAAATGACCCGCGGATCACGCAGGCCGTCCAGCGCGCAGCTGACCGCGATGGAAACCAGCGCCTCATTTCTGTATGCTCCGGGGCGCTGTTTCTTGCCAGTGCCGGCGTTCTGGATGGGCGACACGCCACAACGCACTGGTGCCGCAGCCAACAGGTAAAAGCAAATTACCCCAATGTGCAGTGGCAGGTGGACCGCATTTTCGTTAGAAGCGAGAATATCTATACCGCCGCGGGTGTGACCTCCGGCATTGATCTGGCCCTTGCACTCATCGAGGAAGATTGCGGCAGTACGGTTGCACTGCGCGCGGCGCAGTATCTGGTGGTCTATATGCAGCGTTCCGGTGGACAGGCGCAGTATTCTGCCCCGCTTGCCTTGCAATCCGCCTCCCTGCCTGCCCTCGCCAAACTGAGCGAAGTGATCCTTTTAAACCCCGAACAGGACTGGAACGTTGAAGCTCTGGCAGATTGTGCTGCCATGAGCCCGCGCAGCCTTTACCGGCATTTCCAGCGGGATCTAGCAATGTCACCTGCCCAGTTTGTAGAAAAAACACGACTGGACCTTGCTGTTTCCCTACTTCACGGGGGGATGCCCCTCCAAAAAGCGGCGGATCGTGCGGGTTTTGGCACACTTCAAAACCTGCGACGCGCTTTTGATAGGCGCTACGGCGTTACACCAAGTGAATATATCGCCCGTTTTCCCTCCAGTATTCGCCCTCGCAACACTCATGGGCACCAAACCACGCAGCCCTCCCGCCTGTCATGA